A DNA window from Janibacter sp. A1S7 contains the following coding sequences:
- a CDS encoding MMPL family transporter, translated as MPTTLHPHRPEAPPQQRTAGRARWLTSRRGAPAVILLALVLAGLANAFFGSAEPPARGAGYPASAESAVVAQQLETFPGSDRAPAILVATKDGEQLSASDTSALEDLARQVAPGSQRPSPVTLSDDGEAAVTTVSVATTGDGDETVERIDALRADIAEHTPDGMTVQVTGGPAFAADITSSFDGANFTLLAVTIAVVAVLLLLTYRSPVLWLVPLAVVGLADRVAGWLTAAVGEASGLPFDAGIVSVLVFGAGTNYALLLISRYREELHQHENHRTAMAVAWRATVPAILASNATVVLALGTLLLATVPGTRGLGLASATGLVVALLAVVLVLPAALALLGRRVFWPFIPRPGRALSHEGIWATVARRVVARPGAHLVGGLALLAVLASGLAGASVGLSQADSFRTASQSADGLVTVGEHFPAGMTAPFAVTTDAAHAPETISALESVDGVTSVRPAGENGAGLARISVTGEPSPGTPASLDLAEDLRSAAHGVDGADALVGAGSAELLDARAAADTDLEIIVPLVLLVSLVVLGLLLRAVMGPLVLLALNVSSALAALGLGAWLDEHLLGHPALDVQVPLIAFLFLVALGIDYTIFLMHRARAEAAEHGTREGVSRAVAHTGGVITSAGVVLAAVFAALGVLPLVVLGQLGLIVGIGVLLDTLVVRTIVVPAAAALLGDRFWWPSRPSRVASRT; from the coding sequence ATGCCAACCACCCTGCATCCGCATCGTCCCGAGGCGCCGCCACAGCAGCGCACCGCCGGGCGCGCCCGCTGGCTCACCAGCCGCCGCGGGGCCCCCGCCGTCATCCTCCTGGCTCTCGTCCTGGCGGGCCTGGCCAACGCCTTCTTCGGCTCGGCCGAGCCACCGGCCCGCGGTGCGGGGTACCCGGCCAGCGCCGAGTCGGCCGTCGTCGCCCAGCAGCTCGAGACCTTCCCCGGCAGTGACCGCGCCCCCGCCATCCTCGTCGCGACGAAGGACGGCGAGCAGCTCTCCGCCTCGGACACCTCCGCCCTGGAAGACCTGGCGAGACAGGTGGCCCCGGGCTCGCAGCGGCCGTCACCGGTCACTCTCTCCGACGACGGCGAGGCCGCGGTCACGACCGTCTCCGTCGCGACCACGGGTGACGGCGACGAGACCGTCGAGCGCATCGACGCGCTGCGGGCCGACATCGCCGAGCACACCCCCGACGGGATGACGGTGCAGGTGACCGGCGGACCCGCCTTCGCAGCCGACATCACCTCCTCCTTCGACGGGGCGAACTTCACCCTGCTGGCGGTCACGATCGCCGTGGTCGCGGTGCTGCTCCTGCTCACCTACCGCTCCCCCGTGCTCTGGCTCGTCCCGCTGGCCGTCGTCGGCCTCGCGGACCGGGTCGCCGGATGGCTCACCGCAGCCGTCGGTGAGGCCAGTGGTCTCCCCTTCGACGCGGGTATCGTCTCGGTGCTCGTCTTCGGCGCCGGCACCAACTACGCCCTCCTGCTGATCTCCCGCTACCGCGAGGAGCTGCACCAGCACGAGAACCACCGCACGGCGATGGCCGTGGCCTGGCGGGCTACCGTCCCGGCGATCCTCGCGAGCAATGCCACGGTCGTGCTGGCGCTGGGCACGCTGCTGCTGGCGACCGTCCCGGGGACCCGCGGCCTGGGGCTGGCATCCGCCACCGGGCTGGTCGTCGCGCTGCTGGCCGTCGTGCTCGTCCTCCCGGCCGCGCTGGCCCTCCTCGGGCGACGGGTCTTCTGGCCCTTCATCCCCCGGCCGGGGCGGGCGCTGAGCCACGAGGGCATCTGGGCGACGGTCGCCCGCCGGGTGGTCGCCCGCCCGGGTGCGCACCTCGTCGGCGGACTCGCCCTGCTCGCGGTGCTCGCCTCCGGACTCGCCGGGGCGAGCGTGGGCCTGAGCCAGGCCGACTCCTTCCGTACCGCATCGCAGTCCGCTGACGGCCTCGTCACCGTCGGTGAGCACTTCCCCGCCGGGATGACCGCCCCCTTCGCCGTCACCACCGACGCGGCGCACGCCCCGGAGACGATCTCCGCGCTGGAGTCCGTCGACGGGGTCACCTCCGTGCGACCCGCCGGGGAGAACGGCGCCGGCCTGGCACGGATCAGTGTCACCGGCGAGCCGTCACCGGGGACCCCGGCCAGCCTCGACCTGGCCGAGGACCTGCGCTCCGCGGCGCACGGCGTGGACGGGGCCGACGCACTGGTGGGGGCCGGCTCGGCCGAGCTGCTGGACGCACGGGCAGCCGCCGACACGGATCTGGAGATCATCGTCCCGCTCGTGCTGCTCGTCAGCCTCGTCGTGCTCGGTCTGCTGCTGCGCGCCGTCATGGGACCGCTCGTGCTGCTCGCACTCAACGTCTCCAGCGCCCTGGCTGCCCTGGGACTGGGTGCCTGGCTGGACGAGCACCTGCTGGGGCACCCGGCGCTGGACGTGCAGGTGCCGCTGATCGCCTTCCTCTTCCTCGTGGCCCTGGGGATCGACTACACGATCTTCCTCATGCACCGGGCCCGGGCGGAGGCCGCCGAGCACGGTACCCGTGAGGGCGTCTCGCGTGCGGTGGCCCACACCGGTGGGGTTATCACGAGCGCCGGTGTCGTCCTCGCCGCGGTCTTCGCAGCGCTGGGTGTCCTGCCGCTGGTGGTCCTGGGTCAGCTGGGTCTGATCGTCGGGATCGGTGTCCTGCTCGACACCCTGGTCGTACGCACGATCGTCGTGCCGGCGGCCGCGGCCCTCCTCGGGGACCGCTTCTGGTGGCCTTCACGCCCCAGCCGGGTAGCGTCCCGTACGTGA
- a CDS encoding sensor histidine kinase, giving the protein MSAPDVSGPGATPHARLAGPVGVPGEESVAGGTARWLRWGQHALLAALAAICLTRAVAAGAHPAAEVGALLVFVAWYLVGIPLARRGVGGAAWFLVLSLLWGVLVLVSPENVWLAFPLWLLAGHLLPLVGGVLVSVLILVVVVAEPVRQVGGTSFAAVIGPLIGMVVALGISRAQMALVRDGIERQRLITSLYSAQEETAALTDELARLQRAAGATSERTRLSRDIHDGIAQGFSSILLLARAARAEEDTTRVRELLAHLETSAAEGLEESRRVVGALAPADLDEGGLVAALHRVTERFEAESGVTARIVTTGSVPPVPTTTEVALLRYVQGALANVRTHARAESVVVSLDGSTESIRVDVVDDGQGFDTTDWTTRTPRSPGDGGYGLRATRTRLRELGGGLALESAPGEGTVVSAWLPVHDHGADGDSR; this is encoded by the coding sequence GTGAGTGCTCCAGACGTCTCGGGACCGGGGGCCACCCCGCACGCCCGGCTCGCCGGCCCGGTCGGCGTCCCCGGCGAGGAGTCCGTCGCCGGCGGCACGGCCAGGTGGCTGCGGTGGGGTCAGCACGCGCTGCTCGCCGCGCTCGCCGCGATCTGCCTGACCCGTGCCGTCGCCGCAGGCGCCCACCCCGCCGCCGAGGTGGGCGCCCTGCTCGTCTTCGTGGCCTGGTACCTCGTCGGGATCCCGCTGGCCCGCCGTGGGGTGGGCGGGGCTGCTTGGTTCCTCGTCCTCTCCCTGCTGTGGGGCGTCCTCGTGCTCGTCTCCCCGGAGAACGTCTGGCTCGCCTTCCCGCTCTGGCTGCTCGCCGGCCACCTGCTGCCACTCGTCGGTGGGGTGCTGGTCTCCGTGCTCATCCTCGTGGTCGTCGTCGCCGAGCCGGTCCGGCAGGTGGGTGGGACCAGCTTCGCCGCGGTCATCGGACCGCTGATCGGGATGGTGGTCGCGCTCGGCATCTCCCGGGCCCAGATGGCCCTCGTGCGTGACGGCATCGAACGCCAGCGGCTGATCACCTCGCTCTACAGCGCCCAGGAGGAGACGGCCGCCCTGACCGACGAGCTGGCCCGCCTGCAGCGGGCCGCTGGCGCCACGAGCGAGCGCACCCGCCTGTCCCGCGACATCCACGACGGCATCGCCCAGGGCTTCTCCTCGATCCTGCTGCTCGCCCGCGCGGCGCGCGCGGAGGAGGACACGACCCGGGTGCGCGAGCTGCTCGCCCACCTCGAGACCAGCGCCGCCGAGGGGCTGGAGGAGTCCCGCCGCGTCGTCGGCGCCCTCGCTCCCGCCGATCTGGACGAAGGGGGTCTGGTCGCCGCCCTGCACCGCGTCACCGAGCGCTTCGAGGCGGAGAGCGGCGTGACCGCCCGGATCGTCACCACCGGCTCCGTCCCTCCGGTCCCGACCACGACGGAGGTGGCCCTCCTGCGGTACGTGCAGGGCGCGCTGGCCAATGTACGTACCCACGCCCGGGCCGAGTCGGTCGTCGTCAGCCTCGACGGGTCCACCGAGAGCATCCGGGTGGACGTCGTCGACGACGGGCAGGGCTTCGACACCACCGACTGGACCACCCGGACGCCACGCTCCCCGGGCGACGGTGGCTACGGACTGCGGGCCACGCGCACCCGCCTGCGCGAGCTCGGCGGTGGATTGGCGCTCGAGTCCGCACCGGGTGAGGGGACCGTTGTCTCGGCGTGGCTGCCCGTGCACGATCACGGCGCGGACGGAGACTCCCGGTGA
- a CDS encoding response regulator transcription factor has protein sequence MSARVVVVEDHPVTRMGIVALLTQDERITVVGEAGTGEEAMTVVGRESPDVVVTDLRLGEGMDGVGVTTSLRARAPAPAVLVLTTYDTDRDIVRAVEAGAAGYLLKDTDPAEITSAVLRAAAGETVLSPALAQRVVARISRPRAVLSPREVETLAAVARGLSNKEIARELFISEATVKTHLVHVFTKFDVDSRTAAVARAREEGLLN, from the coding sequence GTGAGCGCCCGCGTCGTCGTCGTCGAGGACCACCCGGTCACCCGGATGGGGATCGTCGCCCTGCTCACGCAGGACGAGCGCATCACGGTCGTCGGCGAGGCCGGGACCGGCGAGGAGGCGATGACGGTCGTCGGACGGGAGAGCCCGGATGTCGTCGTCACGGACCTGCGTCTGGGCGAGGGGATGGACGGGGTCGGGGTGACCACCTCCCTTCGCGCCCGGGCGCCTGCTCCGGCGGTGCTCGTGCTCACGACCTACGACACCGACCGGGACATCGTCCGGGCGGTGGAGGCCGGCGCCGCAGGCTACCTGCTGAAGGACACCGATCCGGCCGAGATCACCTCCGCGGTGCTGCGTGCCGCCGCCGGCGAGACCGTCCTCTCCCCGGCGCTCGCGCAGCGGGTCGTCGCTCGGATCTCCCGCCCACGGGCCGTCCTCTCCCCGCGGGAGGTCGAGACCCTGGCCGCGGTGGCACGCGGTCTGTCCAACAAGGAGATCGCCCGCGAGCTGTTCATCTCCGAGGCGACGGTCAAGACGCACCTCGTGCACGTCTTCACCAAGTTCGACGTCGACTCACGCACCGCAGCGGTCGCCCGGGCCCGCGAGGAGGGACTGCTCAACTGA
- a CDS encoding GNAT family N-acetyltransferase: MSYPRFTTDGHGCSTPRAIITDAITMHPPVDADASLVAELMGVPAEAERPAQIVAVWQEHWDEHGYGTWIIRESGGDAVGFVGLRAHAEFIRLTLRTAERAANEALEVRALRLASAHAIEWLPDLPIRMRVAPEDAATRSTLESAGMAHVADLDHTTDEGDWQVLELPYVRVAERIPSRAGEAMLAMWVEVNDAGGAVGFLPGASAEEVAPVLDGYASRMQAGGTACVSLNSPVGDLLGFGFLVGSTGPLTRHGATLERIMTDPATRGTNHGALLMAGLHRAARERGVELVTLDYRGGTGLGEFYTRYGYTEVGRVPGALRVAAGDDRDGVIMARSL; encoded by the coding sequence GTGAGTTACCCCCGATTCACCACGGACGGGCACGGATGCTCCACGCCTCGTGCCATCATCACCGACGCGATCACGATGCACCCACCCGTCGATGCCGACGCCTCGCTCGTGGCCGAGCTGATGGGCGTCCCCGCCGAGGCGGAGCGACCGGCGCAGATCGTCGCCGTGTGGCAGGAGCACTGGGACGAGCACGGCTACGGCACCTGGATCATCCGGGAGTCGGGGGGCGACGCGGTCGGCTTCGTCGGTCTGCGCGCCCATGCCGAGTTCATCCGGCTCACCCTGCGCACCGCCGAGCGGGCCGCCAACGAGGCCCTCGAGGTCCGGGCCCTGCGCCTGGCGAGCGCCCATGCCATCGAGTGGCTGCCCGACCTCCCGATCCGCATGCGGGTCGCCCCGGAGGATGCCGCCACCCGATCGACGCTCGAGTCGGCCGGCATGGCACACGTGGCGGACCTCGACCACACCACCGACGAGGGGGACTGGCAGGTGCTGGAGCTGCCGTACGTGCGTGTCGCCGAGCGCATCCCCTCGCGTGCCGGCGAGGCGATGCTCGCCATGTGGGTCGAGGTCAACGACGCCGGCGGGGCGGTCGGGTTCCTGCCCGGAGCCTCCGCGGAGGAGGTGGCGCCGGTGCTCGACGGTTACGCGAGCCGGATGCAGGCGGGCGGGACGGCGTGCGTGTCGCTGAACTCCCCGGTGGGTGACCTGCTCGGCTTCGGTTTCCTCGTCGGCTCCACCGGGCCGCTGACGCGTCACGGAGCCACCCTCGAGCGGATCATGACCGACCCGGCCACGCGGGGCACCAACCACGGCGCCCTGCTCATGGCCGGCCTGCACCGGGCCGCCCGCGAGCGGGGTGTGGAGCTGGTGACCCTGGACTACCGGGGCGGCACCGGCCTGGGTGAGTTCTACACCCGCTACGGCTACACCGAGGTCGGTCGGGTGCCGGGTGCGCTCCGCGTGGCGGCCGGCGACGACCGTGACGGCGTCATCATGGCGAGGTCGCTGTGA
- a CDS encoding DEAD/DEAH box helicase has translation MTSTHTAPAHLSVPIGTDPDDVFERFSQWSTGRGLTLYPHQEEALLALLGDDHVVLATPTGSGKSLVATGAIAHALAKDQVAFYTAPIKALVSEKFFDLCAVFGADNVGMLTGDASVNADAPIIVCTAEVLANLALREGNTADVGLVVMDEFHYYAEPERGWAWQVPLLELPQAQMLLMSATLGDTRAIEQDLAERTGRDVVVVDDAERPVPLTFSWAMTPLQETIEEILEWQRAPVYVVHQTQAKAAEHARLLQTLRLLAPAEKQAIADRLADFRFSAGFGRTLSAMLRRGVGVHHAGMLPRYRRLVEQLAQAGLLKVICGTDTLGVGINVPIRTVLFTSLTKFDGTRHRVLRVREFLQIAGRAGRAGYDTEGYVVVQAPEHVIDNHRALAKAGDDEKKRRKVQRKKAPEGFVVWTEDTFTKLTTAQPETLRSRMKVDNAMILNVVARPGDAVAALSRLTRDNHEEAKGRARLARRAIRLGRSLLDSGVLERLAEPDGTGRTVDLTVDLPRDFALNQPLAPFALAALDLLDPDDPGYALDVVSTIEAVLEAPRAILMAQQHAARGEAIGEMKADGIEYDERMRLLDEITWPQPLAEELAAAFETYRQTHPWLPEEALVPKSVVRLMWQEGMSFADFVRRFELGPREGLVLRYLTDAYRTLTRTVPEAHSSPELEEIIEWLGETVRQTDSSLLDEWDALANPDAHTPGLVSHQEAAPPPRPLSARTGPFRAMVRGAMWQRVDRASRDDLGALSGIETAAAELADDARSPVMRYEDWDVGLGDYWDEHDRIGTDQDARGPHHLHIEEEIGRPPGLDDSVDAPDARLWLVRQTLADPAGDHDWVVEATVDLDASDRIGEAVVLTTALKRL, from the coding sequence ATGACGTCGACACACACCGCCCCCGCTCACCTGTCCGTCCCGATCGGGACGGACCCCGACGATGTCTTCGAGCGCTTCTCGCAGTGGTCGACCGGGCGGGGACTCACCCTGTACCCGCACCAGGAGGAGGCGTTGCTGGCGCTCCTGGGTGATGACCACGTCGTGCTCGCGACCCCCACGGGCTCCGGCAAGTCACTTGTGGCCACCGGCGCGATCGCGCACGCGCTCGCCAAGGACCAGGTCGCCTTCTACACCGCCCCGATCAAGGCGCTCGTCAGCGAGAAGTTCTTCGACCTGTGCGCCGTCTTCGGCGCGGACAACGTCGGCATGCTCACCGGCGACGCCTCGGTCAACGCCGATGCCCCGATCATCGTGTGCACCGCCGAGGTCCTGGCCAACCTCGCCCTGCGCGAGGGCAACACCGCAGACGTCGGACTCGTGGTCATGGACGAGTTCCACTACTACGCGGAGCCCGAGCGTGGGTGGGCGTGGCAGGTGCCGCTCCTCGAGTTGCCGCAGGCCCAGATGCTGCTGATGTCGGCGACCCTCGGTGACACCCGTGCCATCGAGCAGGACCTGGCCGAGCGCACCGGACGGGACGTGGTCGTGGTCGACGACGCCGAGCGCCCGGTGCCCCTGACCTTCTCGTGGGCGATGACCCCGCTGCAGGAGACGATCGAGGAGATCCTCGAGTGGCAGCGTGCGCCCGTGTACGTCGTCCACCAGACGCAGGCCAAGGCCGCGGAGCACGCCAGGCTGCTGCAGACCCTCAGGCTCCTCGCCCCGGCGGAAAAGCAGGCCATCGCCGACCGGCTCGCGGACTTCCGGTTCTCCGCCGGCTTCGGCCGCACCCTCTCGGCGATGCTGCGTCGCGGGGTCGGAGTGCACCACGCGGGCATGCTGCCCCGCTACCGGCGGCTCGTCGAGCAGCTCGCCCAGGCCGGTCTGCTCAAGGTCATCTGCGGGACCGACACCCTCGGCGTCGGCATCAACGTGCCGATCCGCACCGTGCTCTTCACCTCGCTGACGAAGTTCGACGGCACCCGCCACCGCGTGCTGCGGGTGCGCGAGTTCCTGCAGATCGCCGGGCGCGCCGGGCGGGCGGGGTACGACACCGAGGGTTACGTCGTCGTCCAGGCACCCGAGCACGTCATCGACAACCACCGCGCCCTGGCCAAGGCCGGGGACGACGAGAAGAAACGCAGGAAGGTCCAGCGCAAGAAGGCACCCGAGGGCTTCGTCGTGTGGACCGAGGACACCTTCACGAAGCTGACGACGGCGCAGCCGGAGACGTTGCGCTCCCGGATGAAGGTCGACAACGCGATGATCCTCAACGTCGTCGCCCGCCCCGGCGACGCGGTCGCCGCCCTCTCCCGCCTCACCAGGGACAACCACGAGGAGGCGAAGGGGAGGGCTCGCCTCGCCCGTCGCGCCATCCGTCTGGGGCGCAGCCTCCTCGACTCCGGTGTGCTCGAGCGCCTGGCCGAGCCGGACGGGACCGGCCGGACCGTGGACCTGACCGTCGACCTGCCCAGGGACTTCGCGCTCAACCAGCCCCTGGCCCCCTTCGCCCTGGCTGCCCTCGACCTGCTCGACCCGGACGACCCGGGGTACGCCCTCGACGTCGTCTCGACCATCGAGGCGGTCCTCGAGGCGCCGCGGGCCATCCTGATGGCCCAGCAGCACGCCGCCCGCGGCGAGGCGATCGGCGAGATGAAGGCGGACGGTATCGAGTACGACGAGCGGATGCGACTGCTCGACGAGATCACCTGGCCCCAGCCGCTCGCGGAGGAGCTCGCGGCCGCCTTCGAGACCTACCGGCAGACCCATCCCTGGCTGCCCGAGGAGGCACTCGTCCCCAAGTCGGTCGTGCGGCTGATGTGGCAGGAGGGGATGTCCTTCGCGGACTTCGTGCGTCGCTTCGAGCTCGGCCCGCGTGAGGGGCTCGTGCTGCGCTACCTCACCGACGCCTACCGGACCCTCACCCGCACCGTGCCCGAGGCCCACTCCTCCCCCGAGCTGGAGGAGATCATCGAATGGCTCGGCGAGACCGTGCGCCAGACGGACTCGTCGCTACTGGACGAGTGGGACGCCCTGGCCAACCCGGACGCGCACACCCCGGGTCTGGTGAGTCACCAGGAGGCTGCTCCTCCCCCGCGCCCGCTGAGCGCGCGCACGGGGCCCTTCCGTGCGATGGTCCGCGGCGCGATGTGGCAGCGGGTGGACCGGGCCTCGCGCGACGACCTCGGCGCCCTCTCCGGTATCGAGACGGCCGCAGCCGAACTCGCCGACGACGCTCGCTCCCCGGTGATGCGATACGAGGACTGGGACGTCGGTCTCGGTGACTACTGGGACGAGCACGACCGGATCGGGACCGACCAGGACGCCCGCGGACCGCACCACCTGCACATCGAGGAGGAGATCGGTCGACCGCCGGGACTCGACGACTCCGTCGACGCACCGGACGCGCGGCTGTGGCTGGTGCGGCAGACGCTGGCCGACCCCGCGGGGGACCACGACTGGGTCGTCGAGGCCACCGTCGACCTCGACGCGTCCGACCGGATCGGCGAGGCGGTCGTCCTGACGACCGCCCTGAAGCGGCTGTGA
- a CDS encoding DUF4031 domain-containing protein yields MILIDPATWPGWGRTWSHLVSDSSIEELHDFAGRLGIPRRLFDEDHYDVPVERYDEVVAAGAVEVSGRELIRRLLASGLRVTQAQRAGRSHERG; encoded by the coding sequence GTGATCCTCATCGACCCGGCCACGTGGCCGGGCTGGGGCCGCACGTGGAGCCATCTCGTCTCGGACTCCTCGATCGAGGAGCTGCACGACTTCGCCGGTCGGCTCGGCATCCCCCGTCGACTCTTCGACGAGGACCACTACGACGTGCCGGTCGAGCGCTACGACGAGGTCGTCGCCGCGGGGGCGGTCGAGGTCAGCGGTCGCGAGCTGATCCGCCGGCTGCTCGCCAGCGGGCTGCGGGTCACGCAGGCGCAGCGAGCCGGTCGATCTCACGAGCGAGGTTGA
- a CDS encoding VOC family protein codes for MATRLNPYLNFDSTCREAMEFYQSVLGGELVVHTFGESMPGAGDIANQVMHASLETDAGYTIFASDSPPGAPRHEGAGMSISLSGDEPERLRRYWAGLSEGAEVVMPLQKQMWGDEFGMLTDRFGTPWMVNVAGDATQA; via the coding sequence ATGGCCACGCGACTGAACCCCTACCTGAACTTCGACTCCACCTGCCGGGAGGCGATGGAGTTCTACCAGTCAGTCCTCGGCGGTGAGCTCGTCGTGCACACGTTCGGTGAGTCGATGCCCGGCGCCGGCGACATCGCGAACCAGGTGATGCATGCCAGCCTCGAGACCGATGCCGGCTACACGATCTTCGCCAGTGACTCACCTCCGGGCGCTCCCCGGCACGAGGGCGCCGGGATGTCGATCAGCCTCAGCGGTGACGAGCCGGAACGACTGCGACGGTACTGGGCGGGCCTGTCCGAGGGGGCCGAGGTCGTCATGCCTCTGCAGAAGCAGATGTGGGGGGACGAGTTCGGCATGCTCACCGACCGGTTCGGCACGCCGTGGATGGTCAACGTGGCCGGGGACGCGACGCAGGCCTGA
- a CDS encoding LysR family transcriptional regulator ArgP, which produces MQIDQLRALLAVVDHGTFDAAACTLHITPSAVSQRIKALERDAGRVLVERSTPCRATAAGEALMRAARQMVVLEEDARAALGDGGGAAVDLPVAVNADSLATWFEPVLGVAAGWDDVRIQLEVEDEEHSAEHLRRGSVVGAVTADPAPVAGCRTESLGAMRYLPVASPRLARRFTRGRRVDWASLPVLRFNAKDQLQRGVLRDLGVTTDPPSAQVPSSEGFVAAVRAGLGWAMVPEAQLGDDLQTGTLVLLRRRAHRDVPLYWQVWTLGTPRMTRLGEAVHEAARQLRPARRSERPPAVGQAD; this is translated from the coding sequence ATGCAGATCGACCAGTTGCGCGCCCTCCTGGCCGTCGTCGACCACGGCACCTTCGACGCCGCGGCCTGCACCCTCCACATCACCCCGTCCGCGGTCAGCCAACGCATCAAGGCACTGGAACGGGACGCCGGCCGGGTTCTCGTCGAGCGGTCGACGCCGTGCCGTGCCACGGCCGCGGGGGAGGCACTGATGCGGGCGGCCCGCCAGATGGTCGTCCTCGAGGAGGACGCCCGCGCGGCCCTGGGCGACGGGGGCGGCGCCGCCGTCGACCTTCCCGTCGCCGTCAACGCCGACTCGCTCGCCACGTGGTTCGAGCCGGTCCTCGGGGTCGCCGCCGGGTGGGACGACGTGAGGATCCAGCTGGAGGTCGAGGACGAGGAGCACAGCGCCGAGCACCTGCGCCGCGGCAGCGTCGTCGGTGCCGTCACGGCCGACCCGGCCCCGGTGGCCGGCTGTCGCACCGAGTCGCTGGGCGCGATGCGGTACCTGCCCGTGGCCTCCCCCCGACTGGCGCGCCGGTTCACCCGGGGCAGGCGGGTCGACTGGGCGTCGCTGCCGGTGCTGCGCTTCAACGCCAAGGACCAGCTGCAGCGGGGTGTGCTCCGCGACCTCGGCGTCACCACCGACCCACCCTCGGCGCAGGTGCCCTCGTCCGAGGGTTTCGTCGCGGCGGTGCGCGCCGGGCTCGGGTGGGCGATGGTGCCGGAGGCGCAGCTGGGCGACGACCTCCAGACCGGCACCCTCGTCCTGCTGCGCCGCCGCGCCCACCGGGACGTGCCCCTGTACTGGCAGGTGTGGACCCTCGGGACCCCGCGGATGACCCGCTTGGGCGAGGCGGTTCACGAGGCCGCGCGGCAGCTGCGGCCCGCGCGTCGCAGCGAACGTCCACCGGCTGTCGGTCAAGCGGACTAG
- a CDS encoding LysE/ArgO family amino acid transporter — protein sequence MLTTALAGTLTGLALIVAIGAQNAFVMRQGLRREHLLPVVLVCIAADAALILLGTAGVGVVVTAHPDLVRVVTWLGAAYLVGYGLLALRRATRPQGLSIADAPASRGSVVLTTLALTFLNPHVYLDTVLMLGSIANGFGEQRWTFAGGAVVGSTLWFTGLALGARALAGPLGRPRTWRALDGIIGVTMLALAVRLVTA from the coding sequence GTGCTCACCACCGCCCTCGCCGGGACGCTCACCGGGCTCGCCCTCATCGTCGCCATCGGCGCGCAGAACGCCTTCGTCATGCGACAGGGCCTGCGTCGGGAGCACCTGCTGCCGGTGGTGCTCGTCTGCATCGCAGCCGATGCCGCGTTGATCCTCCTGGGCACCGCGGGAGTGGGTGTCGTCGTGACGGCCCACCCCGACCTCGTGCGGGTGGTCACCTGGCTCGGGGCCGCCTACCTCGTCGGGTACGGCCTGCTTGCGCTGCGCCGGGCAACCAGGCCGCAGGGCCTGTCGATCGCCGATGCACCCGCCTCGCGGGGGTCGGTCGTGCTGACGACGCTCGCCCTGACCTTCCTCAACCCCCACGTGTACCTCGACACGGTGCTGATGCTGGGGTCGATCGCCAACGGGTTCGGTGAGCAGCGGTGGACCTTCGCCGGGGGCGCCGTCGTGGGGAGCACCCTGTGGTTCACCGGCCTGGCCCTGGGCGCCCGTGCTCTCGCCGGGCCCCTCGGCCGCCCCCGCACCTGGCGAGCGCTCGACGGCATCATCGGGGTGACGATGCTCGCCCTGGCGGTCCGACTGGTGACCGCCTGA